The Leucobacter rhizosphaerae genome includes a region encoding these proteins:
- a CDS encoding amino acid transporter, translated as MCLTGVDYFSTLGYQPAIAALAAGLLAPIATILLVIVTLAGALPIYRRVARESPNGAGSIAMLGALLPRWGGKLAILALLGFAATDFMITMTLSAADATAHLVENPFAPEGLRGHEVAITLGFILALGIVFLRGFTEAIRVATLLVAAFLALNLVVLITAFVHIAGRPLVVEDWWSALTTQHGDPWLMIGIALIVFPKLALGLSGFETGVAVMPQIRGDARDTDAEPRGRIRGAHRLLTTSALIMSGFLITSSFATVVLIPAAEFQPGGAANGRALAYLGHEYLGEGFGTAYDLVTIAILWFAGASAMAGLLNLVPRYLPRFGMAPRWARAIRPLVLVFTGVAALVTIIFRADVDAQGGAYATGVLVLMTSAGVAVTLSARRHRQRRRMIAFGIITGVFLYTTVANVIERPDGIRIAACFILGILVVSFGSRVARATELRAVTVAFDERATAWIGERRGCRIDLIAHEPGTHSRYPLKLLHARQAHHLSDAEPWFIEVTIGDSSDFEDELVVRGLLRDGYRVLAVTGSNVPNTLAAVLLTLRDRTGDMPHIYFRWTEGNPLVNLLRFLLFGEGEIAPVTREVLREAESDHTQRPWVHVA; from the coding sequence ATGTGCCTCACCGGTGTCGACTACTTCTCGACACTCGGCTACCAGCCCGCAATTGCGGCCCTCGCGGCGGGCCTGCTCGCACCCATCGCGACGATCCTGCTCGTCATCGTGACCCTGGCCGGAGCGCTCCCGATCTACCGACGCGTCGCCCGAGAGAGCCCGAACGGCGCAGGATCGATCGCCATGCTCGGTGCGCTCCTGCCGCGCTGGGGCGGCAAACTCGCCATCCTCGCGCTCCTGGGATTCGCGGCGACCGACTTCATGATCACCATGACGCTCTCCGCCGCCGACGCGACCGCGCACCTCGTCGAGAACCCCTTCGCGCCGGAGGGGCTCCGGGGTCACGAGGTGGCCATCACCCTCGGGTTCATCCTCGCGCTCGGGATCGTCTTCCTGCGCGGGTTCACGGAGGCGATCCGAGTCGCGACCCTGCTCGTCGCCGCGTTCCTCGCGCTGAATCTTGTCGTGCTCATCACGGCCTTCGTGCACATCGCGGGCCGGCCGCTCGTCGTCGAGGACTGGTGGAGCGCCCTCACCACGCAGCACGGCGATCCCTGGCTCATGATCGGGATCGCACTGATCGTGTTCCCGAAACTCGCACTCGGCCTGTCGGGTTTCGAGACTGGCGTGGCCGTGATGCCTCAGATCCGCGGCGACGCCAGGGATACGGACGCCGAGCCGCGGGGCCGGATCCGCGGCGCGCACCGACTCCTCACCACCTCCGCGCTGATCATGAGCGGGTTCCTCATCACGTCGTCGTTCGCCACGGTCGTGCTGATTCCGGCGGCGGAGTTCCAGCCGGGCGGCGCAGCGAATGGGCGCGCCCTCGCGTATCTCGGGCACGAGTACCTGGGCGAAGGGTTCGGCACGGCCTACGACCTCGTGACCATCGCGATTCTCTGGTTCGCCGGCGCCTCCGCGATGGCCGGTCTGCTCAACCTCGTGCCGCGCTACCTGCCCCGGTTCGGCATGGCCCCGCGCTGGGCGCGGGCGATCCGTCCGCTCGTCCTCGTGTTCACCGGCGTGGCGGCGCTCGTCACGATCATCTTCCGCGCCGACGTCGACGCGCAGGGCGGCGCGTACGCCACCGGGGTGCTCGTGCTCATGACCTCCGCGGGTGTCGCCGTCACGCTCTCCGCACGCCGCCACCGGCAGCGACGCCGGATGATCGCCTTCGGGATCATCACCGGTGTCTTTCTGTACACCACCGTCGCCAACGTCATCGAGCGCCCGGACGGGATCCGCATCGCCGCGTGCTTCATCCTCGGGATCCTGGTGGTGAGCTTTGGCTCGCGGGTGGCGCGGGCCACCGAGCTGCGCGCCGTCACCGTGGCGTTCGACGAGCGCGCCACCGCGTGGATCGGTGAGCGGCGCGGCTGCCGGATCGACCTCATCGCGCACGAGCCCGGCACGCACTCGCGATACCCGCTGAAGCTGCTGCACGCCCGACAGGCGCACCACCTCTCCGACGCAGAGCCGTGGTTCATCGAGGTGACGATCGGCGACAGCTCCGACTTCGAGGATGAGCTCGTCGTCCGAGGGCTGCTCCGAGACGGCTATCGGGTGCTCGCCGTGACGGGCAGCAATGTGCCGAACACGCTCGCCGCGGTGCTCCTCACGCTGCGGGACCGTACGGGTGACATGCCGCACATCTACTTTCGATGGACCGAGGGGAACCCGCTGGTGAATCTCCTGCGCTTCCTGCTCTTCGGCGAGGGCGAGATCGCCCCCGTGACCCGCGAGGTGCTGCGGGAGGCGGAGTCCGACCACACCCAGCGACCGTGGGTGCACGTGGCCTAG
- a CDS encoding M15 family metallopeptidase has product MTDLDASPARSTRRLALVGLGCAAICLVALLALRFVPELLAGAASGSGVASWGGILDPAPTPTAADGVIDAEHPLSVFDTEHPAISGLAPDLLAAVQAAATDAAAEGVQFEVNSGWRSPALQEQLLEQAVADYGSREEAARWVATPETSSHVTGDAIDVGPFDASLWLSQYGAAYGLCQTYANESWHFELRAEAVESGCPTAYLDPTEDPRLQR; this is encoded by the coding sequence ATGACCGATCTCGATGCCTCCCCCGCCCGTTCGACCCGCCGTCTCGCCCTCGTCGGCCTCGGGTGCGCGGCGATCTGCCTCGTCGCCCTGCTCGCACTGCGGTTCGTCCCCGAGCTCCTCGCGGGTGCCGCATCCGGATCCGGGGTCGCGAGCTGGGGCGGGATCCTCGATCCCGCTCCGACCCCCACCGCGGCGGACGGGGTGATCGATGCCGAGCACCCGCTGTCCGTATTCGACACCGAGCACCCCGCGATCTCGGGGCTGGCGCCCGACCTCCTCGCCGCCGTGCAAGCGGCCGCCACCGACGCGGCCGCGGAGGGCGTCCAGTTCGAGGTCAACAGCGGGTGGCGATCGCCCGCGCTGCAGGAGCAGCTCCTGGAGCAGGCGGTCGCCGACTACGGTTCACGTGAGGAAGCGGCGCGGTGGGTGGCCACGCCGGAGACCTCGTCGCACGTCACGGGCGACGCGATCGACGTCGGACCGTTCGACGCGAGTCTCTGGCTGTCGCAGTACGGCGCCGCGTATGGGCTGTGCCAGACGTACGCGAACGAGTCCTGGCACTTCGAGCTCCGAGCGGAGGCGGTGGAGTCGGGGTGCCCGACCGCCTACCTCGACCCGACGGAGGATCCGCGCCTGCAGCGGTGA
- a CDS encoding response regulator transcription factor, producing MRVLIVEDEPLLAEGIRDGLRLEAIAADIAGDGDSALELLSINAYDAAVLDRDIPGPSGDEVARWIVASGSGTPILMLTAADRMDDKAAGFEMGADDYLTKPFELRELVLRLRAIARRRAAVRPPVRSLAGLRLDPFRREVFRDDRYVALTRKQFAVLEVLMEAEGGVVSAEDLLERAWDEHANPFTNAVRITVSALRKRLGEPGVIETVPGVGYRISADPEGDDRA from the coding sequence ATGCGCGTGCTGATCGTGGAAGACGAGCCCCTCCTGGCGGAGGGCATCCGGGACGGACTGCGGTTGGAGGCGATCGCCGCCGACATCGCCGGAGACGGCGACTCGGCGCTCGAACTCCTCAGCATCAATGCGTACGACGCCGCGGTGCTCGATCGGGATATCCCCGGGCCCTCCGGTGACGAGGTCGCTCGGTGGATCGTCGCGTCGGGGAGTGGGACGCCGATTCTCATGCTCACCGCCGCGGACCGGATGGACGATAAGGCCGCGGGTTTCGAGATGGGCGCCGACGACTACCTCACGAAGCCGTTCGAGCTGCGCGAGCTCGTGCTGCGGCTGCGCGCCATCGCGCGGCGTCGAGCCGCGGTCCGACCTCCCGTGCGATCGCTCGCGGGCCTGCGCCTCGATCCGTTCCGCCGCGAGGTGTTCCGCGACGATCGCTACGTTGCGCTGACCCGCAAGCAGTTCGCGGTACTGGAGGTGCTGATGGAGGCGGAGGGCGGTGTGGTGAGTGCGGAGGATCTCCTCGAGCGCGCCTGGGACGAGCACGCGAACCCCTTCACGAACGCGGTGCGGATCACGGTGTCTGCGCTGCGGAAGCGGCTCGGCGAGCCCGGGGTGATCGAGACGGTGCCCGGTGTGGGGTACCGTATCAGCGCCGATCCCGAGGGAGATGATCGTGCCTAG
- a CDS encoding sensor histidine kinase: MIVPRPAGPSARLKLALSYAGMVIGTGALLLAIVWVFLLRYVPDGYIEASTGFVPNRTDLLRAFAPAAGLALAALVVVGVAGGWWLAGVMLAPLARISQAATLAGQGALSHRIALPGARDEFRDLADVFDTMLGRLEAHVAEQQRFAANASHELRTPLAISRTLLEVAQQDPDRDVDALLARLQQVNTRAIELVDALLVLSRSGRGLDSVAPVDLSLAAEEAAENLLPLAESRPVQLMVSGDPVRVLGSETLLRQMTANLVHNAIVHNLVEDGSVWVRTEHDRGVAVLTVENTGAELDPAGLAHLREAFQRGAARTRDAARDHAGAGLGLAIVQHIVTAHRGALELAPRPGGGVIATVRFAALAAETVE; encoded by the coding sequence ATGATCGTGCCTAGGCCCGCCGGCCCGAGTGCGCGGCTGAAGCTCGCGCTGAGCTATGCCGGGATGGTGATCGGGACCGGCGCGCTGCTGCTCGCCATCGTGTGGGTGTTCCTCCTGCGGTACGTACCCGACGGCTACATCGAGGCCTCGACGGGATTCGTGCCGAACCGGACGGACCTGCTCCGGGCGTTCGCACCGGCGGCCGGGCTCGCCCTCGCCGCCCTCGTGGTGGTCGGGGTGGCGGGCGGCTGGTGGCTGGCCGGGGTGATGCTCGCACCGCTCGCGCGGATCTCGCAGGCCGCGACGCTCGCCGGCCAGGGAGCGCTCTCGCATCGGATCGCACTCCCGGGGGCGCGCGACGAGTTCCGCGACCTCGCCGATGTCTTCGACACCATGCTCGGGCGACTCGAAGCCCATGTGGCGGAGCAGCAGCGCTTCGCCGCGAACGCCTCGCATGAGCTGCGCACCCCGCTCGCCATCTCGCGGACGCTGCTCGAGGTCGCGCAGCAGGATCCGGATCGTGACGTCGACGCCCTCCTCGCGCGCCTGCAGCAGGTCAACACCCGCGCCATCGAACTCGTCGACGCCCTGCTCGTGCTCAGCCGATCGGGTCGCGGACTCGACTCCGTCGCGCCGGTCGATCTCTCGCTCGCGGCCGAGGAGGCCGCGGAGAACCTGCTGCCGCTCGCGGAATCTCGACCGGTGCAGCTGATGGTCTCGGGCGATCCCGTTCGAGTGCTCGGGTCGGAGACGCTGCTGCGCCAGATGACGGCGAACCTCGTCCACAACGCCATCGTGCACAACCTCGTGGAGGACGGATCGGTGTGGGTGCGCACCGAGCACGACCGGGGTGTCGCGGTGCTCACCGTGGAAAACACAGGCGCGGAGCTCGACCCCGCGGGCCTCGCACACCTGCGTGAAGCCTTCCAGCGGGGTGCCGCTCGGACCCGCGATGCGGCGCGGGATCACGCGGGCGCGGGACTCGGGCTGGCGATCGTGCAGCACATCGTCACCGCCCACCGGGGTGCGCTGGAGCTCGCGCCGCGCCCGGGTGGCGGGGTGATCGCCACGGTCCGATTCGCGGCGCTCGCTGCCGAAACTGTGGAGTGA
- a CDS encoding TIGR00645 family protein, producing the protein MTKRAPYIERTADHGPGAASRTLAGFIFASRWLQAPLYLGLIIAQAVYVVLFFVELWHLFEKVIVTGEINETDVMLSVLALIDIVMIANLLIMVIIGGYETFVSKIRVQGHHDEPEWLSHVNTNLLKVKLAVSIISISSIHLLKTFIEVGRMDNGVVLNANGTVLYSSTGVFWEVMIHLAFIVSALALALIDRMSHHAAPATRGFSAGELESDLTEPTAPAPAAPAAAPTHALAGQTLQIDADGYVTVRVPADAPLPHGARSVE; encoded by the coding sequence GTGACCAAGCGCGCCCCGTACATCGAACGCACCGCAGACCACGGGCCCGGTGCCGCCTCCCGCACGCTCGCGGGCTTCATCTTCGCGAGCCGCTGGCTCCAGGCGCCCCTCTACCTCGGGCTGATCATCGCCCAGGCGGTCTACGTCGTGCTCTTCTTCGTGGAGCTGTGGCACCTGTTCGAGAAGGTCATCGTGACCGGCGAGATCAACGAGACCGACGTGATGCTGAGTGTGCTCGCGCTCATCGACATCGTCATGATCGCGAACCTGCTCATCATGGTGATCATCGGCGGCTACGAGACCTTTGTGTCGAAGATCCGGGTGCAGGGCCACCACGATGAGCCCGAGTGGCTCTCGCACGTCAACACGAACCTGCTGAAGGTGAAGCTGGCGGTGTCGATCATCTCGATCTCGTCCATCCATCTGCTGAAGACCTTCATCGAGGTCGGCCGTATGGACAACGGGGTCGTGCTCAACGCGAACGGGACGGTGCTCTACTCGAGCACCGGCGTGTTCTGGGAGGTCATGATCCACCTGGCGTTCATCGTCTCGGCCCTCGCGCTCGCGCTGATCGACCGGATGAGCCACCACGCGGCGCCGGCGACCCGCGGTTTCTCCGCGGGTGAGCTGGAATCCGACCTGACGGAGCCGACGGCTCCTGCTCCTGCGGCCCCGGCGGCCGCGCCGACGCACGCGCTCGCGGGCCAGACCCTGCAGATCGACGCCGACGGGTACGTCACGGTTCGCGTGCCGGCGGATGCGCCGCTGCCGCACGGCGCGCGTTCGGTCGAATAG
- a CDS encoding TerC/Alx family metal homeostasis membrane protein has product MTSVLPLWFEIGSMIVLVAILIIDLALIIRRPHVPSMREASLWVGFYVVLALIFAGAMFLLGDVQHGTEFLAGWLTEYSLSIDNLFVFVLILASFKVPTAYQQRALMIGIVLALIFRGIFILVGAAIIERFIAIFFIFGAWLIWTAWQQVKPGGHGDQGDSWIIRQVKKVLPFSDHYDGGKLRTEVDGKRMFTPFLLVLIALGATDLLFALDSIPAIFGITQSPFIVFTANVFALMGLRQLYFLLGGLLERLEYLKYGIAAILAFIGVKLILHALHENELPFINGGEHVAVPEISTWTSLGFIVAAMAIATVASLVKANREAKAHGERLHLGAAEIPEDTK; this is encoded by the coding sequence GTGACCTCAGTTCTCCCTCTCTGGTTCGAAATCGGATCGATGATCGTGCTCGTCGCGATCCTCATCATCGACCTCGCACTCATCATCCGCCGGCCCCACGTGCCCTCCATGCGGGAGGCCAGCCTCTGGGTCGGCTTCTATGTGGTGCTCGCACTGATCTTCGCCGGTGCCATGTTCCTGCTCGGCGACGTGCAGCACGGAACCGAGTTCCTGGCCGGCTGGCTCACGGAGTACAGCCTCTCGATCGACAATCTCTTCGTCTTTGTGCTGATCCTTGCGAGCTTCAAGGTGCCGACTGCGTACCAGCAGCGGGCACTCATGATCGGCATCGTGCTCGCCCTCATCTTCCGCGGCATCTTCATCCTGGTCGGCGCCGCGATCATCGAGCGCTTCATCGCGATCTTCTTCATCTTCGGTGCCTGGCTCATCTGGACGGCCTGGCAGCAGGTCAAGCCCGGTGGACACGGCGACCAGGGCGATTCCTGGATCATCCGCCAGGTCAAGAAGGTCCTGCCCTTCAGCGACCACTACGACGGTGGCAAGCTCCGCACGGAGGTGGACGGCAAGCGCATGTTCACCCCGTTCCTCCTCGTGCTGATCGCCCTCGGCGCGACGGACCTGCTCTTCGCCCTCGACTCCATCCCGGCGATCTTCGGCATCACGCAGAGCCCGTTCATTGTCTTCACGGCAAACGTCTTCGCGCTGATGGGGCTGCGTCAGCTCTACTTCCTCCTCGGCGGTCTGCTCGAGCGCCTCGAGTACCTCAAGTACGGCATCGCGGCGATCCTGGCCTTCATCGGCGTGAAGCTGATCCTGCACGCCCTCCACGAGAACGAGCTCCCGTTCATCAACGGGGGCGAGCACGTCGCGGTCCCCGAGATCTCGACCTGGACGTCGCTCGGCTTCATCGTCGCAGCGATGGCGATCGCGACGGTCGCGAGCCTCGTCAAGGCGAACCGCGAGGCGAAGGCGCACGGCGAGCGTCTGCACCTGGGCGCGGCGGAGATTCCCGAGGACACGAAGTAG
- the leuC gene encoding 3-isopropylmalate dehydratase large subunit — protein MSDEHTSEVRTPRTLAEKLWDDHVVVKGENGDPDLIYIDLHLIHEVTSPQAFDGLRVADRPLRRVDLMIATEDHNTPTLNITREIEDPTSRLQIETLRKNVAEFGVRAHPLGDKEQGIVHVVGPQLGLSMPGITVVCGDSHTSTHGAFGSIAFGIGTSEVEHVMATQTLPLKPFKTMAINVEGELRPGVTAKDIILAVIAKIGTGGGQGYVLEYRGSAIRSLSMDGRMTICNMSIEAGARAGMVAPDEVTYEYVKGRPHAPQGADWDEAVAYWNTLPTDEGAVFDVEVFIDANELEPFVTWGTNPGQGVLLSDTVPDPAAIVDPNERAAAERALEYMDLTAGTPMKEIPVDAVFMGSCTNSRLDDLRTFAEIIKGKQKADGVRLMVVPGSARVRLEAEAEGIDKIVEEFGGEWRFAGCSMCLGMNPDQLEPGERCASTSNRNFEGRQGKGGRTHLVSPLVAAATAIRGTLSSPWDLQTDAANGISHQASDAQQKVEA, from the coding sequence ATGAGTGATGAACACACGTCCGAGGTCCGCACGCCTCGGACCCTCGCGGAGAAGCTGTGGGACGACCACGTCGTCGTCAAGGGAGAGAACGGCGATCCGGATCTCATCTACATCGACCTCCACCTGATCCACGAGGTGACGAGCCCGCAGGCCTTCGACGGCCTCCGCGTCGCGGATCGCCCGCTGCGCCGCGTCGATCTGATGATCGCGACAGAGGATCACAACACTCCGACGCTCAACATCACGCGCGAGATCGAGGATCCCACGAGCCGCCTGCAGATCGAGACCCTGCGCAAGAACGTCGCGGAGTTCGGCGTGCGCGCGCACCCGCTTGGCGACAAGGAGCAGGGCATCGTGCACGTCGTCGGCCCGCAGCTCGGTCTCTCGATGCCGGGCATCACCGTCGTGTGCGGCGACAGCCACACCTCGACGCACGGCGCCTTCGGCTCCATCGCCTTCGGCATCGGCACGAGCGAGGTCGAGCACGTCATGGCCACGCAGACGCTGCCGCTGAAGCCGTTCAAGACCATGGCGATCAACGTCGAGGGCGAGCTCCGCCCCGGGGTCACCGCCAAGGACATCATCCTCGCGGTGATCGCGAAGATCGGCACCGGCGGCGGCCAGGGCTACGTGCTCGAGTACCGCGGCTCCGCGATCCGCTCGCTGTCGATGGACGGCCGCATGACGATCTGCAACATGTCGATCGAGGCGGGCGCCCGTGCCGGCATGGTCGCCCCCGACGAGGTCACGTACGAGTACGTGAAAGGCCGTCCGCACGCGCCCCAGGGTGCCGACTGGGATGAAGCCGTCGCCTACTGGAACACACTTCCCACCGACGAGGGCGCGGTCTTCGACGTCGAGGTCTTCATCGACGCGAACGAGCTCGAGCCCTTCGTGACCTGGGGAACGAACCCCGGCCAGGGTGTGCTGCTGAGCGACACCGTGCCCGATCCCGCGGCGATCGTCGACCCCAATGAGCGGGCCGCGGCCGAGCGCGCGCTGGAGTACATGGACCTGACCGCGGGCACTCCCATGAAGGAGATCCCGGTCGACGCCGTGTTCATGGGCTCCTGCACCAACAGCCGCCTCGACGACCTGCGCACCTTCGCGGAGATCATCAAGGGCAAGCAGAAGGCCGATGGAGTTCGTCTCATGGTCGTGCCCGGGTCTGCTCGGGTGCGGCTGGAGGCCGAGGCGGAGGGGATCGACAAGATCGTCGAGGAGTTCGGCGGCGAATGGCGATTCGCCGGGTGCTCCATGTGCCTCGGCATGAACCCGGATCAGTTGGAGCCGGGGGAGCGCTGCGCGTCGACCTCGAACCGCAACTTCGAGGGTCGCCAGGGCAAGGGCGGTCGCACGCACCTCGTGTCACCGCTGGTGGCCGCCGCGACGGCGATCCGCGGCACGCTCTCAAGCCCGTGGGATCTGCAGACCGATGCTGCTAACGGCATCTCCCACCAGGCATCCGATGCCCAGCAGAAGGTCGAGGCGTAA
- the leuD gene encoding 3-isopropylmalate dehydratase small subunit, with the protein MEQFHTLTGLAIPLKRSNVDTDQIIPAVFLKRVTKTGFDDALFYHWRQDPDFILNQPQYQGAEILVAGPDFGTGSSREHAVWALRDYGFKVVISARFADIFRGNSGKQGLLAAQVEEADVERLWEAIEAAPGTQLTVSLEDRTVAVGDLVVPFQVDDYTRWRLMEGLDDISLTLRSEDKITEFEARRPSWMPTTTPVEAA; encoded by the coding sequence ATGGAGCAGTTCCACACCCTCACCGGTCTGGCGATCCCGCTGAAGCGCTCGAACGTCGACACGGACCAGATCATCCCCGCGGTGTTCCTGAAGCGGGTCACGAAGACCGGCTTCGACGACGCGCTGTTCTACCACTGGCGCCAGGATCCCGACTTCATCCTCAACCAGCCCCAGTACCAGGGTGCCGAGATCCTCGTCGCCGGCCCCGACTTCGGCACGGGATCCTCGCGCGAGCACGCCGTCTGGGCGTTGCGCGACTACGGCTTCAAGGTGGTCATCTCCGCACGGTTCGCCGACATCTTCCGCGGCAACTCCGGGAAGCAGGGGCTGCTCGCGGCCCAGGTCGAGGAGGCCGACGTCGAGCGCCTGTGGGAGGCCATCGAGGCCGCACCCGGCACGCAGCTCACGGTGAGCCTCGAGGATCGCACGGTCGCGGTGGGCGATCTCGTCGTCCCGTTCCAGGTCGACGACTACACCCGCTGGCGGCTCATGGAGGGACTCGACGACATCTCGTTGACCCTCCGGAGCGAGGACAAGATCACGGAGTTCGAGGCCCGTCGCCCGAGCTGGATGCCCACGACGACACCGGTGGAGGCCGCATGA
- the murA gene encoding UDP-N-acetylglucosamine 1-carboxyvinyltransferase: MGLTSDEIIINGGRPLKGRIEVRGAKNLATKAMVAALLGKSASVLRNVPNISDVRVVAGLLALHGVLITRGEDPGEWRLDPSNVEVAHQADIDAHAGSSRIPILFCGPLLHRLGEAFIPDLGGCRIGDRPIDFHLDALRRFGAVIEKLPSGISLTAPDGLKGANIELPYPSVGATEQVLLTAVLAEGQTELRNAAIEPEIIDLICILQKMGAIITVEPNRVIFIEGVPELRGYDHRAIFDRNEAASWAAAALATKGDIFVGGVKQEEMMTFLNVFRKVGGDFDVRDDGIRFWHPGGTLKPVTIETDVHPGFMTDWQQPLVVALTQAEGVSTIHETVYENRFGFTDALNQMGAGIDVYKDGLSDDSRRVMRREFEQAAVITGPTPLTGADIEVPDLRGGFSHLIAALTAEGQSKVTNIGIISRGYENFIEKLRLLGADFVFES; encoded by the coding sequence GTGGGGCTGACCTCCGATGAGATCATCATCAACGGCGGTCGTCCGCTCAAGGGACGCATCGAGGTGCGCGGCGCGAAGAACCTCGCCACGAAAGCGATGGTCGCGGCACTCCTCGGCAAGTCCGCGAGTGTGCTCCGCAACGTGCCGAACATCTCCGACGTGCGTGTCGTCGCGGGCCTGCTCGCGCTGCACGGCGTGCTCATCACCCGGGGCGAGGATCCGGGCGAGTGGCGCCTCGATCCGTCGAACGTCGAGGTCGCGCACCAGGCCGATATCGACGCGCACGCGGGCTCCTCGCGGATCCCGATCCTCTTCTGCGGCCCCCTCCTGCACCGGCTGGGCGAGGCGTTCATCCCCGATCTCGGCGGCTGCCGGATCGGCGACCGCCCGATCGACTTCCACCTCGACGCGCTCCGCAGGTTCGGCGCCGTCATCGAGAAGCTGCCGAGCGGGATCAGCCTGACGGCCCCCGACGGGCTCAAGGGTGCGAACATCGAGCTGCCGTACCCCTCCGTCGGTGCGACCGAGCAGGTGCTGCTCACGGCGGTGCTCGCCGAGGGCCAGACCGAGCTGCGCAACGCCGCGATCGAGCCCGAGATCATCGACCTCATCTGCATCCTGCAGAAGATGGGCGCGATCATCACGGTCGAGCCGAACCGCGTGATCTTCATCGAGGGTGTGCCGGAGCTGCGCGGGTACGATCACCGCGCGATCTTCGATCGCAACGAGGCCGCGAGCTGGGCCGCTGCGGCGCTCGCGACCAAGGGCGACATCTTCGTCGGCGGGGTGAAGCAGGAGGAGATGATGACCTTCCTGAACGTCTTCCGCAAGGTCGGCGGCGACTTCGACGTGCGCGACGACGGGATCCGGTTCTGGCACCCGGGCGGCACGCTGAAGCCGGTCACGATCGAGACCGACGTGCACCCCGGCTTCATGACCGACTGGCAGCAGCCGCTCGTGGTCGCGCTCACGCAGGCGGAGGGCGTCTCCACGATCCACGAGACGGTCTACGAGAACCGCTTCGGCTTCACCGATGCCCTGAATCAGATGGGCGCAGGCATCGACGTCTACAAGGACGGGCTCAGCGACGACTCGCGACGCGTCATGCGCCGCGAGTTCGAGCAGGCCGCGGTGATCACCGGACCCACACCGCTCACCGGCGCGGATATCGAAGTGCCGGATCTGCGCGGCGGCTTCAGCCACCTCATCGCGGCGCTGACCGCCGAGGGGCAGTCGAAGGTCACGAACATCGGGATCATCTCGCGCGGATACGAGAACTTCATTGAGAAGCTCCGGCTGCTCGGCGCCGATTTCGTCTTCGAGAGCTAG
- a CDS encoding lysophospholipid acyltransferase family protein, translated as MTDTVKLRSKPSAEKRRPGVFWVLASISLPIWSLMVRYRFTPTSRLPKTGSFILAPNHYSEIDPIAMGAAVWHLGRLPRFMAKASLFKVPVLGWLLKISGQIPVEREGAVRNGDGRKNPMGAAAQLIERESAIIVYPEGTLTRDPELWPMRGKSGAVRLALESGVPLIPVAHWGTQELMPRYAKRIRPFPRKTIEVSVGEPLDLSRFTGRPLDQKTITEATNELMSAITALLADLRGETPPAERWDPSKHQQTETGRF; from the coding sequence ATGACTGACACGGTGAAACTGCGGAGCAAGCCGTCCGCGGAGAAGCGACGCCCCGGGGTGTTCTGGGTCCTCGCGAGCATCAGCCTTCCCATCTGGTCGCTGATGGTCCGATACCGGTTCACTCCGACGTCGCGACTGCCGAAGACGGGTTCGTTCATCCTCGCGCCGAACCACTACAGCGAGATCGACCCGATCGCGATGGGGGCGGCGGTGTGGCACCTCGGTCGCCTGCCACGTTTCATGGCCAAGGCGAGCCTGTTCAAGGTGCCCGTGCTCGGGTGGCTCCTGAAGATCTCCGGCCAGATCCCGGTCGAGCGCGAGGGTGCGGTGCGGAACGGCGACGGACGCAAGAATCCGATGGGCGCGGCGGCCCAGCTGATCGAGCGCGAGTCCGCGATCATCGTCTATCCGGAGGGCACGCTGACGCGCGATCCCGAGCTGTGGCCCATGCGGGGCAAGAGCGGCGCGGTGCGACTCGCGCTCGAGTCCGGCGTGCCGCTGATCCCGGTCGCGCACTGGGGGACGCAAGAGCTGATGCCGCGCTACGCCAAGCGGATCCGACCGTTCCCGCGGAAGACCATCGAGGTCTCCGTTGGCGAGCCGCTCGACCTCAGTCGCTTCACCGGTCGTCCGCTCGACCAGAAGACGATCACCGAGGCGACCAACGAGCTGATGAGCGCGATCACCGCACTGCTCGCGGACCTGCGCGGCGAGACGCCACCGGCGGAGCGCTGGGATCCCAGCAAGCATCAGCAGACCGAGACGGGTCGGTTTTGA